The Ooceraea biroi isolate clonal line C1 chromosome 11, Obir_v5.4, whole genome shotgun sequence genome includes a region encoding these proteins:
- the LOC113562911 gene encoding uncharacterized protein LOC113562911, translating into MSSRLPCHDKANTFCYICGQYEVAHLRKSINDDIKGKYHECFKIPMKNLDKSWVPKCVCNSCKVMLNRRNERNQFSETILEPTFWRKPSNHANDCFFCSCNTMGFNAKNKNKIVYPIVSSVKPAKKGKMVSTSELRDPAEQSRSSITFDEIETVEIEYEEDSDFEDPSSSNNTILFGQDDLDDLVRDLGLPKDSSEVLASRLKERNMLLPGTKISVYRNRENAYLEYFTQDENLVYCKDVRGLINEFKPGLYVADKWRLFIDSSKASLKAVLLHNGNKYAAIPLAHSTTLSESYKTLMYLLEKIDYNEHNWFLCGDFKVINMILGLQSGFIKYPCFLCEWDSRARDKHWVQKLWPARVNFVEGSMNVTNKHLVDPKKILLPPLHIKLGLMKQFVKALNKQGKCFQYLQSKFRHLSDAKIHEGVFVGPDIRLLMKDDSFTPTMTDTEKKAWISFKCVVENFLGNNRDHNYKEIVSSMLKNFENLGCLMNMKTHFLFSHLDFFPENLGAFSEEHGERFHQDFKVKERYYQGRWDVHMMADYCWSLKRNESTMNDHSRKSQRRSFEEIRTRFHKKAKQSINSG; encoded by the coding sequence ATGTCATCAAGGCTTCCATGTCATGATAAAGCCAATACGTTTTGCTATATATGTGGCCAGTATGAAGTCGCTCATCTTCGTAAATCAATCAATGATGATATAAAAGGTAAATATCACGAGTGCTTTAAAATACCAATGAAAAACTTGGACAAGTCATGGGTTCCAAAATGTGTTTGTAATTCATGCAAAGTAATGTTAAATCGACGAAACGAGAGAAACCAATTTTCAGAAACCATCTTGGAACCAACGTTTTGGCGGAAGCCCTCAAATCACGCCAATGATTGCTTCTTCTGTTCCTGCAATACAATGGGATTCAAtgcaaagaataaaaataaaattgtttatccGATTGTAAGCTCTGTCAAGCCAGCTAAGAAGGGTAAAATGGTATCCACTTCAGAGTTGCGAGATCCAGCAGAACAAAGCAGAAGCTCAATCACATTTGATGAAATAGAGACTGTTGAAATCGAATACGAAGAAGATAGTGACTTTGAAGATCCATCATCTTCCAACAATACCATTTTATTTGGTCAAGATGATCTCGATGATCTTGTGCGTGATTTGGGTCTTCCAAAAGATTCATCTGAAGTATTAGCCTCAAGactcaaagaaagaaatatgttattaCCCGGAACTAAAATTTCTGTATACCGTAATAGGGAAAATGCTTATTTGGAATATTTCACGCAGGACGAGAACCTTGTTTATTGTAAAGATGTTAGAGGACTCATCAATGAATTCAAACCTGGTTTATATGTTGCAGACAAGTGGCGGTTATTTATAGATTCCTCAAAAGCGAGTCTCAAAGCAGTCTTACTGCATAACGGTAATAAATATGCCGCGATTCCACTCGCTCACTCTACTACATTGAGCGAATCGTATAAAACTTTAATGTATCTTCTCGAGAAGATTGATTACAACGAACATAACTGGTTCCTTTGTGGTGACTTTAAAGtgattaatatgatattaGGTTTACAATCGGGTTTTATCAAGTATCCTTGCTTTCTTTGCGAGTGGGATAGTCGTGCTCGTGACAAACATtgggttcaaaaactttggcCAGCAAGAGTCAATTTTGTTGAGGGATCAATGAATGTAACGAATAAACATCTCGTTGATccaaaaaaaatattgctgccCCCGCTTCATATTAAATTGGGTTTAATGAAGCAGTTTGTCAAGGCATTAAATAAACAGGGCAAGTGTTTTCAGTATTTACAATCCAAATTTCGACATCTGTCAGATGCTAAGATACATGAAGGGGTATTTGTCGGTCCAGACATTCGGTTGTTGATGAAAGATGACAGTTTTACTCCGACTATGACTGATACTGAGAAAAAAGCTTGGATAAGTTTCAAATGTGTGGTTGAGAACTTTTTGGGTAATAACAGGGACCacaattataaagaaattgtttcaTCTATGCTTAAGAACTTCGAGAACTTAGGTTGCTTGATGAACATGAAAACACATTTTCTATTCTCTCATTTAGATTTTTTTCCGGAAAATCTTGGTGCCTTTAGCGAGGAACATGGTGAACGCTTCCACCAAGATTTCAAAGTGAAAGAGAGGTACTATCAAGGTAGGTGGGATGTCCACATGATGGCGGATTACTGCTGGTCTCTTAAGAGAAACGAATCTACAATGAATGATCACAGTCGTAAGTCTCAAAGAAGATCTTTTGAGGAAATAAGAACTCGTTTCCATAAGAAAGCGAAGCAATCAATAAATTCTGGTTGA